A window of the Methyloprofundus sp. genome harbors these coding sequences:
- a CDS encoding acetyl-CoA carboxylase carboxyl transferase subunit alpha, which produces MDLKFLDFEQPIAELEAKIEELRRVQTENDIDISSALADLEGKSETLTEEIFKDLSDWQISQLSRHPGRPYTLDYIDLMFTDFHELHGDRAYADDQAIICGLAKLNGQAVVIIGHQKGRDTKEKIARNFGMPRPEGYRKALRVMKMAERFKLPIVCLIDTPGAYPGIGAEERGQSEAIARNLFEMAKLETPIICTVIGEGGSGGALAIGVGDRLIMMEYSTYSVISPEGCASILWKSADKAKLAAEAMGITSDRVREQGFLDEVVREPTGGAHRDFKTTAENLKETLFRHIKELRHKDMDELMEERYQRIMKFGTFTEEVK; this is translated from the coding sequence ATGGATTTAAAATTTCTTGATTTCGAACAGCCTATTGCAGAATTAGAAGCAAAAATTGAAGAGTTACGCCGAGTACAGACGGAAAATGATATTGATATTTCTTCTGCACTAGCCGATTTAGAAGGGAAGAGCGAGACTTTAACGGAAGAAATCTTCAAAGACTTAAGTGATTGGCAAATATCGCAATTATCACGTCATCCAGGTCGTCCGTATACATTAGATTATATCGACCTAATGTTTACTGATTTCCATGAATTACATGGTGATCGGGCTTATGCGGATGATCAAGCAATCATTTGTGGTTTAGCCAAGTTAAATGGTCAAGCTGTGGTCATTATCGGCCATCAAAAAGGCCGGGATACCAAAGAAAAAATTGCACGTAATTTTGGTATGCCACGTCCTGAAGGTTACCGTAAGGCTTTACGAGTAATGAAAATGGCCGAGCGTTTTAAATTACCCATTGTTTGCTTAATCGACACGCCAGGGGCATACCCAGGTATCGGCGCGGAAGAGCGTGGCCAAAGTGAGGCGATTGCGCGTAATTTATTTGAAATGGCTAAATTGGAAACCCCTATTATTTGTACCGTGATCGGTGAAGGTGGTTCGGGCGGTGCTCTAGCTATTGGTGTCGGTGATCGCTTGATTATGATGGAATACAGTACTTATTCGGTTATTTCACCTGAAGGCTGCGCTTCTATTCTATGGAAAAGTGCTGATAAAGCAAAGTTGGCGGCAGAAGCGATGGGCATTACCTCCGATCGAGTGAGAGAGCAGGGCTTTTTAGATGAAGTGGTCAGAGAGCCGACAGGTGGTGCGCATCGTGATTTTAAAACCACCGCTGAAAATTTGAAAGAAACATTGTTTCGTCATATTAAAGAGTTAAGACACAAAGACATGGATGAATTAATGGAAGAGCGTTATCAACGCATTATGAAGTTTGGTACTTTCACTGAGGAAGTGAAGTAG
- a CDS encoding CTP synthase, with translation MTKFIFITGGVVSSLGKGIAASSLAAILEARGLKVTMTKLDPYINVDPGTMSPFQHGEVFVTEDGAETDLDLGHYERFIKTPLTKKNNFTTGQVYETVLRKERKGEYLGATVQVIPHITNEMKRRVYASAEGMDVAIIEVGGTVGDIESLPFLETIRQIGVELGRDCALFIHLTLVPYIKTAGEIKTKPTQHSVKELRTIGIQPDILICRSERRIPLAERQKIALFTNVPEKAVISALDADTIYRIPLLLNEQGLDDIVVDQLRLDVPPADLSEWEAVVDAVTHPNDIVNIAIVGKYVDHSDAYKSLSEALVHAGIHTRNKVKIKYIDAELIENDGVNHLKGVDAILVPGGFGERGVEGKIATVRYARENKVPYLGICLGMQSAVIEFARNVAGLEGAHSTEFLPTSPHPVIGLITEWQDHEGQTEIRDENSDLGGTMRLGAQKCRIQSDSLVFAQYKKDVITERHRHRYEFNNNYIDALEKAGMQFSGKSMDGRLVEVVEIADHPWFVACQFHPEFTSTPRDGHPLFSGFVEAASKHCQGENS, from the coding sequence ATGACAAAATTTATATTTATTACTGGTGGTGTGGTTTCTTCTCTTGGTAAAGGGATTGCTGCCTCTTCTTTAGCCGCTATTTTAGAAGCGCGTGGTTTAAAAGTAACCATGACAAAACTAGACCCTTATATTAATGTTGATCCAGGTACCATGAGTCCTTTTCAGCATGGTGAGGTGTTTGTTACTGAAGATGGTGCCGAAACGGATTTGGATTTGGGGCACTATGAACGCTTTATTAAAACGCCATTAACCAAGAAAAATAATTTCACCACTGGGCAAGTTTACGAAACGGTGTTGCGTAAAGAGCGAAAAGGTGAGTACCTAGGCGCAACCGTGCAAGTTATTCCGCACATTACCAATGAAATGAAACGTCGTGTTTATGCCAGTGCTGAAGGTATGGATGTTGCTATTATTGAAGTGGGTGGTACGGTTGGTGATATTGAGTCCTTGCCTTTTTTAGAAACTATTCGTCAAATTGGGGTTGAGTTAGGTCGAGATTGCGCCTTATTTATTCATCTGACTTTAGTGCCTTATATTAAGACGGCGGGTGAAATAAAAACCAAGCCAACCCAGCACTCAGTTAAAGAGTTGCGTACGATAGGTATTCAACCTGATATATTGATCTGTCGTTCCGAGCGGCGTATTCCGTTAGCAGAGCGTCAAAAAATTGCATTATTTACTAATGTGCCTGAAAAAGCAGTTATTTCTGCGCTTGATGCCGATACAATTTATCGTATTCCATTGCTTTTAAATGAGCAGGGCTTGGATGATATTGTGGTTGACCAATTACGTTTGGATGTTCCGCCAGCTGATTTGTCAGAGTGGGAAGCAGTTGTTGATGCGGTGACTCACCCTAATGATATTGTTAATATCGCCATAGTGGGTAAATATGTGGATCACAGTGATGCTTATAAATCGCTAAGTGAGGCATTGGTTCATGCTGGTATTCATACGCGCAATAAAGTTAAAATCAAGTACATTGATGCTGAATTAATTGAAAATGATGGCGTTAATCACTTAAAAGGTGTTGATGCTATTCTAGTGCCTGGTGGCTTTGGCGAACGTGGTGTGGAAGGTAAGATTGCCACAGTGCGCTATGCACGTGAAAATAAAGTACCTTATCTGGGGATTTGTTTGGGGATGCAGTCGGCTGTTATCGAGTTTGCACGTAATGTTGCCGGCCTAGAAGGTGCGCACAGTACTGAGTTCTTACCGACTAGCCCTCATCCTGTTATTGGCTTGATTACCGAATGGCAAGACCATGAAGGTCAAACTGAAATACGTGATGAAAATTCTGACTTGGGTGGTACGATGCGCTTAGGGGCGCAAAAGTGTCGTATCCAAAGTGATTCCTTGGTGTTTGCCCAGTATAAAAAAGATGTCATTACCGAGCGTCACCGGCATCGCTATGAATTTAATAATAATTATATAGACGCTTTAGAAAAAGCAGGTATGCAGTTTTCGGGCAAGTCTATGGATGGCCGCTTGGTAGAGGTCGTTGAAATTGCAGATCATCCTTGGTTTGTTGCCTGTCAATTTCACCCAGAGTTTACTTCGACCCCTCGTGATGGGCATCCTTTATTTTCCGGATTTGTGGAAGCAGCATCCAAGCATTGTCAAGGAGAAAATTCGTGA
- a CDS encoding tRNA(Ile)-lysidine synthase: MTLNSKIIALQLPCCNITNNIIVGYSGGIDSHVLLHLLAQTSELHSKMTAVYIDHGLQTCAGDWATHCQRAAQALAIKFKVIKVNAVAAQGESPEEAARNARYQAFKDMLRQDDVLLFAQHRNDQLETVLLQLFRGAGLKGLAGMPANIAFGAGELCRPLLDVTQTEIQQYAQDHGLQWVEDPSNADTHFDRNYLRNDIIPLIQQRWPSVDKTVARVAGHCAEAQMLLSTSAIEKMLLIFDKSEQCLSIEGLLKYDEITQQWILREWLQYMGARMPTQKVMSAILSGVINAQPDANPVVLHGAHEIRRYRDGLYVLHQHNKPDLQQSIAWPKVAQSLLLPNNGILALKETEQGIAKKLWLQADVQIKYRQGGEKIALPKRVGRHSLKKLYQEAHIAPWRREQVPLVYIDGCLAAIAGFWLSADYYVDNEACVSLEWQPE; the protein is encoded by the coding sequence GTGACGCTTAACTCGAAAATTATTGCTCTTCAACTTCCCTGTTGTAATATTACCAATAACATTATTGTTGGCTACAGTGGTGGTATAGACTCCCATGTCTTATTGCACTTACTAGCGCAAACCTCCGAATTACACTCTAAAATGACAGCTGTTTATATAGATCATGGCTTGCAAACGTGTGCTGGTGATTGGGCAACGCATTGTCAGAGGGCTGCACAAGCATTAGCTATTAAATTCAAAGTGATTAAAGTAAATGCAGTGGCTGCACAAGGTGAAAGCCCTGAAGAGGCTGCGCGTAATGCGCGTTATCAGGCTTTTAAAGACATGTTGCGCCAAGATGATGTGTTGTTATTTGCACAGCACCGTAACGATCAGTTAGAGACGGTATTATTGCAATTATTCCGTGGAGCAGGCTTAAAGGGGCTTGCAGGTATGCCTGCCAATATTGCTTTTGGGGCGGGCGAGTTGTGTCGGCCATTATTGGATGTTACCCAGACTGAGATTCAGCAATATGCACAAGATCATGGGCTGCAGTGGGTGGAAGATCCTAGTAATGCAGACACCCATTTTGATCGTAACTATTTACGTAATGATATTATCCCTTTAATACAACAGCGCTGGCCGAGTGTTGATAAAACGGTTGCACGTGTGGCGGGGCATTGTGCTGAGGCTCAAATGTTATTATCGACGAGTGCAATAGAGAAAATGCTGCTGATTTTTGATAAAAGTGAGCAATGTTTATCTATTGAGGGTTTATTGAAATATGATGAAATAACGCAACAGTGGATATTGCGTGAATGGCTACAGTATATGGGGGCGCGTATGCCTACTCAGAAAGTGATGTCTGCTATTCTGAGTGGTGTCATTAATGCACAGCCAGATGCAAACCCGGTAGTGTTGCATGGTGCTCATGAAATTCGGCGTTATCGAGATGGTTTATATGTGTTGCACCAGCATAATAAGCCAGATTTACAGCAAAGTATTGCTTGGCCCAAAGTAGCGCAATCGTTATTGTTACCTAACAATGGTATATTGGCACTGAAAGAAACTGAGCAAGGTATTGCAAAGAAGTTATGGCTGCAAGCTGATGTGCAAATTAAGTATCGGCAAGGTGGGGAGAAGATTGCGCTGCCAAAGCGCGTTGGTCGACATAGCTTGAAAAAATTATACCAAGAAGCGCATATTGCCCCTTGGCGGCGTGAGCAGGTTCCGTTGGTTTATATTGATGGTTGTCTTGCCGCGATTGCCGGCTTTTGGCTGAGTGCTGATTATTATGTTGATAATGAGGCCTGTGTTAGCTTGGAATGGCAACCTGAATAG
- a CDS encoding outer membrane lipoprotein carrier protein, protein MRKILGLAMLLCTLMVQAEPAAVQQLENFIAKAKNIQAEFVQNSLNESGSVMQSSQGTFYLQQPGKFRWNYNKPYAQEIVSKEGKVWFYDADLEQVIIKKIDQSIGDTPALLLSGSIDLKEKYTIVSQGKKGELLWLKLIPKNVDSSFKYIMVGLKNDVLYGMELSDNFGQLTQIIFSNVKTPKSLDPSLFEFVAPPGTDVFEG, encoded by the coding sequence ATGAGAAAAATATTAGGGTTAGCAATGTTGCTATGTACACTTATGGTGCAGGCTGAACCAGCAGCAGTACAGCAGCTGGAAAACTTTATTGCCAAGGCTAAAAATATTCAGGCAGAATTTGTACAAAATTCTTTGAATGAGTCGGGTAGTGTGATGCAAAGTAGTCAAGGGACTTTTTATTTACAGCAACCAGGTAAGTTTCGCTGGAATTATAATAAACCTTATGCACAAGAGATAGTCTCTAAAGAAGGTAAAGTCTGGTTTTATGATGCGGATTTAGAGCAAGTCATCATTAAAAAAATTGACCAGTCTATTGGCGATACACCTGCATTATTATTAAGTGGTAGTATTGATTTAAAAGAAAAATATACCATTGTCAGCCAAGGTAAAAAAGGCGAATTACTGTGGTTAAAATTAATACCCAAAAATGTTGATAGTAGCTTTAAATATATTATGGTGGGCTTAAAAAATGATGTGCTTTATGGCATGGAGTTGAGTGATAACTTTGGGCAATTAACGCAGATTATTTTTTCTAATGTTAAAACACCTAAGTCACTGGATCCTAGTTTGTTTGAGTTTGTTGCACCACCTGGTACTGATGTATTTGAAGGGTAA
- a CDS encoding 2-dehydro-3-deoxyphosphooctonate aldolase (KDO 8-P synthase), translated as MKLCDFEVGLDKPIFLIAGTCVIESEQMALDTAGFLKELTEKLKIPFIYKSSFDKANRSSHESYRGPGVEEGLRILQKVREQIGVPVLTDVHEDTPLGEVADVVDVMQTPAFLCRQTNFIQAVAEQGIPVNIKKGQFSAPWDMVHVVNKAKATGNHNIMVCERGASFGYNNLVSDMRSLAEMRNTECPIVYDATHSVQLPGGQGASSGGQRQHVSVLARAAVAAGIAGIFMETHPDPDKALSDGPNSWPMHRMQELLETLVAIDQVVKAQALIENTL; from the coding sequence GTGAAATTATGTGATTTCGAAGTAGGGTTAGATAAACCTATTTTTCTGATTGCTGGCACTTGTGTGATAGAAAGTGAGCAAATGGCTTTAGATACCGCAGGATTTCTTAAGGAATTGACTGAAAAATTAAAAATTCCTTTTATTTACAAGTCTTCATTTGATAAAGCCAATCGATCTTCACACGAAAGTTATCGTGGTCCTGGAGTTGAGGAAGGCTTAAGAATTCTGCAAAAAGTACGTGAGCAAATAGGTGTGCCTGTATTAACAGATGTGCATGAAGATACACCTTTAGGTGAAGTTGCCGATGTGGTTGATGTGATGCAAACGCCTGCTTTTCTATGTCGACAGACTAATTTTATTCAAGCCGTTGCCGAGCAAGGTATTCCTGTTAATATCAAAAAAGGTCAGTTTTCTGCGCCTTGGGACATGGTGCATGTCGTTAATAAGGCTAAAGCAACAGGAAACCATAATATTATGGTTTGTGAGCGTGGTGCTTCATTTGGCTATAATAATTTAGTATCTGATATGCGCTCTTTAGCAGAGATGCGCAATACAGAGTGCCCCATCGTTTATGATGCGACTCACTCTGTGCAGTTGCCTGGTGGGCAAGGGGCTTCATCTGGTGGGCAAAGGCAGCATGTGTCCGTGCTTGCCAGAGCAGCAGTCGCTGCAGGTATTGCTGGTATCTTTATGGAAACTCATCCTGATCCGGATAAAGCATTGAGCGATGGCCCTAATTCATGGCCAATGCACCGTATGCAAGAATTACTAGAAACTTTAGTGGCTATTGATCAAGTAGTTAAAGCACAAGCACTAATTGAGAACACCTTATAA
- a CDS encoding putative ATPase gives MQTKPLADLMRPESLEDYVGQKHLLQPGKPLYEAINSGRLHSMIFWGPPGTGKTTLARMIAKHSNAEFMPISAVLAGVKDIRAAVAAAKQIQQQEQRRTILFVDEVHRFNKAQQDAFLPHVEDGTVVFLGATTENPSFALNNALLSRARVYVLNSLTIEDLQALIDKVLTDSEKGFGQLAISLSEELKQQFSAAADGDARRLLNYLEIAVELTLARQSKEITPAIAKEVLAGGVRRFDNQGEEFYNQISALHKSVRGSSPDAALYWFCRMLDGGCDPLYLARRIVRIASEDIGNADPRALQLTMNAWETQERLGSPEGELALAQALVYMACAPKSNAVYMAYNAAMRDAKQHGSLSVPTHLRNAPTKLMKDLDYGKAYRYAHNEPEAYAAGEHYFPDEMSEPQYYQPVTRGLEIKIAEKLKHLRELDKIVGKQ, from the coding sequence TTGCAAACAAAACCTTTAGCAGATTTAATGCGTCCTGAGTCTTTAGAGGATTACGTAGGGCAAAAGCATTTATTGCAGCCAGGTAAGCCATTATATGAGGCGATTAATTCAGGTCGCCTGCACTCCATGATATTTTGGGGACCACCAGGTACGGGCAAAACTACTTTGGCACGGATGATTGCCAAACATTCTAATGCTGAATTTATGCCCATCTCGGCTGTATTGGCAGGGGTTAAAGATATTCGTGCAGCAGTAGCGGCTGCAAAGCAAATTCAGCAGCAAGAGCAGCGGCGCACTATTTTATTTGTTGATGAAGTACACCGGTTTAATAAAGCGCAGCAAGATGCTTTTTTGCCACATGTAGAGGATGGTACCGTTGTTTTTTTAGGTGCCACTACTGAAAATCCTTCATTTGCATTAAATAATGCGTTGTTATCACGTGCGCGTGTTTATGTATTAAATTCTTTAACCATAGAAGACTTGCAGGCTCTGATTGATAAGGTTTTAACTGACTCGGAAAAGGGTTTTGGTCAGCTAGCAATAAGCCTATCAGAGGAATTGAAGCAGCAATTTTCAGCAGCAGCTGATGGTGATGCTCGGCGTTTATTAAATTATTTAGAGATAGCGGTAGAACTGACGCTGGCTAGACAAAGCAAGGAAATTACGCCAGCTATTGCTAAAGAGGTGCTGGCAGGTGGGGTGCGGCGTTTTGATAACCAGGGGGAGGAGTTTTATAATCAGATTTCAGCTTTACATAAATCAGTGCGTGGTAGTTCGCCTGATGCTGCTTTATACTGGTTTTGCCGGATGCTAGATGGTGGTTGTGACCCATTGTATCTTGCGCGACGTATTGTACGGATTGCTTCGGAAGATATCGGCAATGCCGACCCGCGTGCTTTACAATTAACCATGAATGCTTGGGAAACTCAAGAAAGACTGGGGAGCCCCGAAGGTGAGTTGGCTTTAGCACAAGCTTTGGTTTATATGGCTTGCGCCCCGAAAAGTAATGCGGTGTACATGGCTTATAATGCGGCGATGCGTGATGCCAAACAGCATGGCAGCTTATCCGTGCCAACGCATTTAAGAAATGCGCCAACCAAGTTAATGAAAGATTTGGATTATGGTAAAGCATACCGTTATGCGCACAATGAGCCGGAAGCGTATGCTGCTGGTGAGCATTATTTTCCCGATGAAATGTCTGAACCACAGTATTACCAGCCTGTTACTCGTGGGCTAGAAATAAAAATTGCAGAAAAACTAAAACATTTGCGAGAATTAGATAAAATAGTAGGAAAACAGTAA
- a CDS encoding 2-C-methyl-D-erythritol 4-phosphate cytidylyltransferase: protein MTETTNYWGIVPAAGVGKRMQADRPKQYLPLNGGTVIEQTLTRLLQVEVFSAVVVAISAEDPFWPELDISKNKRIYTAPGGKERADSVLSALQTIADKAESNDWVLVHDAARPCITKSDVECLINELQDHAVGGILGQASHDTLKSVGADLAIVDTVDRSKIWRAFTPQMFRYGALKAALEEAASKGWVVTDDASAIELQGEHPKMIDGRSDNIKITRPEDLALAQFYLEQQQ, encoded by the coding sequence ATGACTGAAACTACTAATTATTGGGGGATTGTGCCAGCAGCTGGCGTTGGAAAACGCATGCAGGCAGACCGCCCTAAGCAATACTTGCCTTTAAATGGCGGCACGGTGATTGAACAAACTTTAACGCGTCTTTTGCAAGTTGAAGTGTTTTCGGCTGTAGTCGTGGCCATTTCTGCTGAAGATCCTTTTTGGCCAGAACTTGATATTTCTAAAAACAAACGTATCTATACTGCTCCAGGGGGTAAGGAGCGGGCAGATTCGGTATTATCGGCTTTACAAACAATTGCTGATAAAGCAGAATCGAATGATTGGGTGTTGGTGCATGATGCGGCGCGCCCTTGTATTACTAAAAGTGATGTAGAGTGCTTGATTAATGAGCTACAAGACCATGCTGTTGGTGGAATATTAGGCCAAGCTTCACATGATACTTTGAAATCTGTAGGTGCTGATCTGGCTATTGTAGATACTGTTGATAGAAGCAAAATATGGCGCGCTTTTACGCCGCAAATGTTTCGTTATGGTGCTCTGAAAGCTGCTTTAGAAGAGGCGGCAAGTAAAGGCTGGGTAGTCACTGATGATGCTAGTGCCATAGAATTACAGGGTGAGCACCCTAAAATGATTGATGGTCGTTCGGATAATATAAAAATTACCCGTCCTGAAGAT
- a CDS encoding enolase encodes MARIVDIKAREILDSRGNPTIEADVVLASGYTGSAMVPSGASTGEREAIELRDGDKARYLGKGVLKAVEFVNTEIRAAVLGMDAADQIALDQKMIALDGTENKGRIGANAILGVSMAAARAAALEARVPLYRYLNTSGEFIMPVPMMNIINGGSHADNSVDLQEFMILPVGASSFREAIRYGAEVFHNLAKVLKAKGLATTVGDEGGFAPNLSSNEEAIEVILEAIVNAGYKPGEDIYLGLDAAASEFYKEGNYELTSEGKTLSAGQMTDFFADWVERYPIISIEDGLYENDWEGWKGLTDRVGDKIQLVGDDLFVTDPATLKDGIEKGVANSILIKVNQIGTLTETLEAINTAHAAGYTAVVSHRSGETEDTTIADLCVALGTGQIKTGSLSRSDRIAKYNRLMKIEEELGAAAKYAGRSAFKKLM; translated from the coding sequence ATGGCTAGAATAGTTGATATCAAAGCAAGAGAAATTTTAGATTCACGTGGTAACCCAACCATTGAAGCGGATGTGGTATTGGCATCTGGTTATACTGGTAGTGCTATGGTGCCATCGGGTGCTTCAACAGGTGAGCGTGAAGCAATTGAATTGCGTGATGGTGATAAAGCTCGTTACTTAGGTAAAGGTGTTTTAAAAGCGGTAGAGTTTGTGAATACCGAAATTCGTGCCGCTGTTTTGGGTATGGATGCGGCAGACCAAATAGCGCTTGATCAAAAAATGATAGCATTAGATGGTACGGAAAATAAAGGTCGTATCGGTGCCAATGCTATCTTAGGAGTCTCAATGGCGGCGGCACGTGCAGCAGCATTAGAAGCCAGAGTACCCTTATATCGTTATCTAAATACTAGCGGTGAATTTATCATGCCTGTGCCGATGATGAATATTATTAATGGTGGCTCACATGCAGATAATAGTGTTGATTTGCAAGAATTTATGATTCTACCTGTTGGTGCATCTTCTTTCCGTGAAGCGATTCGTTATGGTGCTGAAGTTTTCCATAATTTGGCTAAAGTGTTAAAAGCCAAAGGCTTGGCGACTACCGTTGGCGATGAAGGGGGCTTTGCACCTAACTTGTCTTCTAATGAAGAAGCGATTGAAGTTATTTTGGAAGCGATTGTTAATGCAGGCTATAAGCCAGGTGAAGATATTTACTTAGGCCTGGATGCGGCTGCTTCTGAATTTTATAAAGAGGGCAACTATGAGTTAACTTCAGAAGGCAAAACTTTAAGTGCTGGCCAAATGACAGATTTCTTTGCTGATTGGGTTGAACGCTACCCAATTATTTCTATTGAAGATGGTTTGTATGAAAATGATTGGGAAGGCTGGAAAGGTTTGACTGATAGAGTAGGTGATAAAATTCAATTAGTAGGTGATGATTTATTTGTGACCGACCCTGCAACTTTAAAAGATGGCATTGAGAAAGGTGTTGCTAACTCTATCCTCATTAAAGTAAATCAAATTGGTACTTTAACAGAAACATTGGAAGCAATTAATACGGCGCATGCAGCAGGGTATACCGCTGTGGTTTCGCATCGTTCAGGCGAAACCGAAGATACCACTATTGCTGATTTATGTGTTGCATTGGGTACGGGGCAAATTAAAACAGGTTCATTGAGCCGTTCCGATCGTATAGCAAAATATAACCGCCTAATGAAAATTGAAGAAGAATTAGGTGCAGCTGCAAAATATGCAGGGCGTAGTGCTTTTAAGAAACTGATGTAG
- a CDS encoding cell division protein FtsB yields the protein MLLLIGLLQYRLWYGDGSVAQAQQYRQQLAELQLQLQKKQVRNNALRAEVQDLRKGQEAIEEIARYDLGLIKKGETFFQVIE from the coding sequence TTGCTTTTGCTAATTGGTTTGTTGCAATACCGGCTTTGGTATGGCGATGGTAGTGTTGCGCAAGCACAGCAGTATCGACAGCAGTTGGCGGAATTGCAGCTGCAATTGCAGAAAAAACAGGTACGTAATAATGCCTTGCGCGCTGAAGTACAAGATTTGCGTAAAGGGCAGGAAGCGATTGAAGAAATTGCGCGCTATGACTTAGGCTTGATTAAAAAAGGTGAAACTTTTTTTCAAGTAATCGAATAA